The following proteins come from a genomic window of Edaphobacter sp. 4G125:
- a CDS encoding ABC transporter permease produces the protein MFLRLLLESFRRQRRRKLLAGLAILLGTTAVTAMLALATTIGDRIHQELAVYGANIIVHPAADQLEVKVGGVDVKPVSGGAYLKESDLKKLRGIFWANNITGVSPELPVHIIGKTAAGAAVDANATGLWFDHSLSSGGGTALMTGAPALHPLWKLEGAWPREQATTPQSTEAVVGSSLASHLNLKTGDSVQTASQTLHITGIVSTGDSTDNRLLLPLNAAQQIAGTPDAVSRVEVSARTKPEDAFARKDPDSLSPKLREIWYCRPYANSIAYQIREAIPGSRAEQIRRVEQSEGNVLKRISGLMWLISAAALLAAGFAVSAAMATAILERQAEIGLMRSLGASKTTVALLFYAETGLLAIFAGGLGYLAGSGLAAWLGARIFATASASAGSLLIPVLFPVVIALALTVALAGSTPAIRRALTTDPSTILRAGA, from the coding sequence ATGTTCCTCCGTCTCCTCCTCGAATCCTTCCGCCGCCAGCGACGGCGCAAGCTGCTTGCCGGTCTGGCGATTCTGCTCGGTACCACCGCCGTCACCGCCATGCTCGCGCTCGCGACTACCATCGGAGATCGCATCCATCAGGAGCTCGCCGTCTATGGCGCAAACATCATCGTCCATCCTGCCGCCGATCAACTTGAAGTCAAGGTCGGCGGAGTCGACGTAAAGCCGGTCTCCGGCGGTGCCTACCTCAAAGAGTCCGACCTCAAAAAGCTGCGTGGAATCTTCTGGGCCAACAACATCACCGGCGTCAGCCCTGAGTTACCAGTCCACATCATCGGCAAAACCGCAGCCGGAGCAGCAGTCGACGCCAACGCCACCGGCTTGTGGTTCGATCATTCACTGAGTAGCGGAGGAGGAACAGCGCTCATGACCGGCGCCCCTGCCCTTCATCCCCTCTGGAAGCTCGAAGGCGCATGGCCTCGCGAGCAAGCCACGACACCTCAGAGTACCGAGGCCGTCGTCGGCTCTTCTCTTGCTTCGCATCTGAACCTCAAGACCGGCGATTCCGTCCAGACTGCCTCACAGACTCTCCATATCACCGGCATCGTCTCTACCGGAGACTCCACAGACAATCGGCTTCTGCTTCCTCTCAATGCCGCACAGCAGATCGCCGGAACCCCCGATGCCGTCTCGCGCGTCGAAGTCTCCGCCCGCACCAAACCTGAGGATGCTTTCGCCCGCAAAGATCCCGATTCCCTCTCGCCCAAGCTGCGCGAGATCTGGTACTGCCGTCCTTACGCCAACTCCATTGCTTACCAGATCCGTGAAGCCATCCCTGGAAGCCGCGCCGAGCAGATTCGCCGCGTCGAGCAGAGCGAGGGCAACGTGCTCAAGCGCATCAGCGGACTCATGTGGCTCATCAGTGCTGCGGCCCTGCTGGCTGCTGGCTTCGCCGTGAGCGCTGCCATGGCCACCGCCATCCTCGAGCGTCAGGCCGAGATCGGCCTCATGCGTTCCCTGGGAGCCAGCAAGACCACCGTTGCCCTGCTCTTCTATGCGGAAACCGGCTTGCTCGCCATCTTCGCTGGCGGCCTGGGATACCTCGCCGGCTCCGGCCTCGCTGCATGGCTTGGTGCGCGCATCTTCGCCACAGCCTCAGCCTCTGCTGGTTCCCTGCTGATTCCTGTTCTCTTCCCCGTTGTCATCGCGCTCGCGCTCACCGTGGCGCTCGCAGGCAGCACTCCAGCGATCCGGCGCGCCTTGACCACCGATCCCTCCACCATCCTGAGGGCCGGAGCATGA
- a CDS encoding ABC transporter ATP-binding protein, translating to MVKKSLAMENLIDLETRPDCAVISLNAVTREYAGHAGVVRALDHASFAIVAGEWVAITGPSGSGKSTLVNLIGCLDHPTSGELHIDGVDVVTMSATELDRFRADKIGFIFQQFHLIPYLSALENIMLAQYFHSMTDEKEARASLERVGLGHRAEHLPSELSGGEQQRVCIARALINNPPILLADEPTGNLDAANQKIVAELLQNLHAQGHTIVMVTHDPEMAALAQRKIALSHGKVFCHPVSGPVVSLGRIDR from the coding sequence ATGGTAAAAAAGAGTCTGGCCATGGAAAACCTGATCGATCTGGAGACGCGCCCCGACTGCGCCGTCATCTCGCTCAATGCAGTCACCCGGGAGTACGCCGGCCACGCCGGAGTCGTCCGCGCGCTCGATCACGCCTCCTTCGCCATCGTGGCTGGTGAGTGGGTTGCCATCACCGGCCCTTCCGGTTCCGGCAAGAGCACCCTGGTCAACCTGATCGGCTGCCTCGATCACCCCACCTCCGGTGAGCTCCACATCGACGGCGTCGACGTCGTCACAATGTCCGCGACCGAGCTGGATCGCTTCCGCGCCGACAAGATCGGATTCATTTTTCAGCAATTCCATTTAATTCCTTATTTATCAGCGCTTGAGAACATAATGCTCGCGCAATACTTTCACTCCATGACTGATGAAAAGGAGGCTCGTGCATCCCTCGAACGCGTCGGCCTCGGTCATCGCGCCGAGCATCTCCCCAGCGAGCTCTCCGGCGGAGAGCAACAGCGCGTCTGCATCGCCCGGGCACTCATCAACAACCCGCCGATCCTCCTCGCCGACGAACCTACAGGCAATCTTGACGCCGCCAATCAGAAGATTGTGGCTGAGCTTCTCCAGAACCTCCATGCCCAGGGCCACACCATTGTCATGGTCACCCACGACCCCGAAATGGCCGCCCTGGCGCAAAGAAAGATCGCCCTCAGCCACGGCAAGGTCTTCTGCCATCCGGTCAGCGGCCCCGTAGTCTCTCTCGGCCGTATCGATCGATAA
- a CDS encoding Fe-S-containing protein — translation MLQAFIITLREGVEAALIVGIVFAYLTKIGRSELKRTVFWALGAALAASVAGAIIIARMQINSDIFEGWVMLVAAVFVISMIWFMHKTARSMRGDIEQRVAQYTSEKGVSKLGLFLFVFLLVLREGVETVLILSAVTLNSTELLSFIGTLLGVAVAVVFGVLFIRGSVKINLQRFFRVTTVILYFVAFQLIVSGLHELSENGVLPSSQAEMRLIGPIVRNDLFFFVTMMALAGLMILMEYRRRAPVSLPADATPADRRRAEWTQRREKMWMTAVVATSFLFIFLSTAEFIYAKSTTALSPTTAVTLVGSQVTVPASQINDSQLHRYGVNVEDGKGGSVEVRFLLFKKPDGNIVSVGDACHICGPVGFYIGSQGITCKMCASPLNPSSMGMEGGCNPIPLKSSIAGGQVTIQAADLKTLVPVFER, via the coding sequence ATGTTGCAGGCATTTATCATCACTCTCCGCGAAGGCGTGGAAGCTGCGCTGATCGTCGGGATTGTCTTCGCCTACCTGACCAAGATCGGCCGCTCCGAGCTGAAACGGACCGTCTTCTGGGCCCTTGGGGCCGCCCTCGCCGCCAGTGTCGCCGGTGCCATCATCATCGCTCGGATGCAGATCAACAGCGACATCTTCGAAGGCTGGGTCATGCTGGTCGCCGCTGTCTTCGTCATCAGCATGATCTGGTTCATGCACAAGACGGCCCGAAGTATGCGCGGCGACATCGAACAAAGGGTCGCACAATACACCTCCGAAAAAGGCGTCTCGAAGCTCGGCCTCTTCCTCTTTGTCTTTCTCCTCGTTCTCCGCGAAGGCGTCGAAACTGTCCTGATCCTCTCCGCCGTCACCCTCAACTCCACCGAGTTGTTGAGCTTTATCGGCACCCTGCTTGGAGTCGCTGTTGCCGTCGTCTTCGGTGTTCTCTTCATCCGCGGCAGCGTCAAGATCAACCTGCAGCGCTTCTTCCGCGTCACCACCGTCATCCTCTACTTCGTTGCCTTCCAGCTGATCGTTAGCGGACTGCACGAGCTCAGTGAAAATGGTGTCCTTCCTTCCAGCCAGGCCGAAATGCGGCTCATCGGCCCCATCGTCCGTAACGATCTCTTCTTCTTCGTCACCATGATGGCGCTCGCCGGACTCATGATCCTGATGGAGTATCGCCGCCGCGCTCCCGTTTCGTTGCCCGCCGATGCCACTCCTGCAGACCGCCGTCGTGCCGAGTGGACCCAGCGCCGCGAAAAAATGTGGATGACCGCCGTCGTCGCCACCAGCTTCCTCTTCATCTTCCTCTCGACCGCCGAGTTCATATACGCCAAGAGCACAACCGCTCTCTCGCCCACCACTGCCGTCACTCTCGTCGGTAGCCAGGTCACCGTACCCGCGTCCCAGATCAACGACAGCCAGCTTCACCGCTACGGCGTCAACGTCGAGGACGGCAAAGGCGGAAGCGTCGAAGTCCGGTTCCTTCTCTTCAAGAAGCCCGACGGTAACATCGTCTCTGTCGGCGACGCCTGTCATATCTGCGGCCCAGTCGGCTTCTACATCGGTAGCCAGGGAATCACCTGCAAGATGTGCGCGTCTCCGCTCAATCCTTCGTCCATGGGCATGGAAGGCGGCTGTAACCCCATTCCCCTAAAAAGCAGCATCGCAGGCGGACAGGTCACCATTCAGGCCGCTGACCTCAAGACGCTGGTTCCGGTCTTCGAGCGCTAG
- a CDS encoding ABC transporter permease encodes MSRRISITSILRRSLLHRGTRSLSALIALTVSAAVATALLTLYADLDAKLHHEFRSFGANIVITAPEETHLPEDALAQVRSAVGLDAQAAEFGYAVATTDRGTPVVVAGTDFDAAHKLNSWWQVDAWPASSDANAALLGQRAAQFVADERNVQLTFSGHPITLKGAGRLHTGGDEDNRIYIPMTAFTQWTGAQPSVIEVQVPGGAAQVESALARIQKALPGMKVEPVRQLVEGESRIVDKTHALMYGAVLLIALTVAVSVLATLSASVLERRRDFALMKALGGSQTTLMAIFLLEAVALALAGVAAGYILGSAAAWIISQLNFHTATLPRISVLPLVLLLNLLIAALAALFPVRVLRSLEPAALLKGE; translated from the coding sequence ATGAGCCGCCGCATCAGCATCACTTCCATTCTTCGCCGTTCTCTACTGCACCGTGGCACTCGCAGTCTCTCCGCGCTGATCGCCCTCACCGTTTCTGCGGCAGTTGCAACGGCCCTGCTCACTCTCTACGCCGATCTCGATGCCAAGCTGCATCACGAGTTCCGCAGCTTCGGAGCCAACATCGTCATCACCGCTCCCGAAGAGACGCACCTTCCCGAAGACGCTCTCGCTCAGGTTCGCTCCGCAGTAGGTCTTGACGCTCAGGCCGCAGAGTTCGGCTACGCCGTCGCAACCACCGATCGTGGAACTCCTGTCGTCGTAGCCGGAACCGACTTCGACGCAGCCCACAAGCTCAACTCCTGGTGGCAGGTCGATGCTTGGCCCGCATCTTCTGACGCAAACGCTGCCCTCCTCGGTCAACGCGCTGCCCAATTCGTTGCCGACGAACGCAATGTACAGCTCACCTTCTCCGGTCACCCAATCACACTGAAAGGTGCAGGCCGACTTCACACCGGCGGTGACGAAGACAACCGCATCTACATCCCGATGACCGCCTTCACCCAATGGACGGGAGCACAACCAAGCGTCATCGAAGTCCAGGTCCCCGGCGGAGCTGCACAGGTCGAATCCGCTCTCGCCCGCATCCAGAAAGCTCTGCCCGGCATGAAGGTCGAGCCCGTCCGACAGCTCGTCGAAGGTGAGTCCCGTATCGTCGACAAGACTCACGCCCTCATGTACGGAGCCGTCCTGCTGATCGCCCTCACCGTCGCCGTAAGCGTCCTGGCAACCCTCTCCGCAAGCGTCCTCGAACGCCGCCGCGACTTCGCCCTGATGAAGGCGCTTGGCGGCTCCCAGACCACCCTCATGGCGATCTTCCTGTTAGAAGCCGTCGCGCTCGCGCTCGCCGGAGTCGCCGCCGGATACATCCTCGGCTCTGCTGCCGCATGGATCATCAGCCAGCTCAACTTCCATACGGCGACTCTGCCACGCATCAGCGTGCTCCCCCTTGTCCTGCTGCTCAACCTCCTCATCGCCGCGCTTGCAGCCTTGTTTCCTGTCCGCGTCCTGCGTTCTCTCGAACCCGCCGCGCTGCTGAAAGGGGAGTAA